The Lutibacter profundi genome includes a region encoding these proteins:
- a CDS encoding DUF2061 domain-containing protein gives MIIDQIFTSSNTKSEKSFKAVKNSETATRSIVKAISWRIVGTIDTILISWFITGKITMALSIGLVEVVTKMVLYFFHERVWNLIKWGKH, from the coding sequence ATGATAATAGATCAAATTTTCACTTCAAGCAATACAAAATCTGAAAAGAGTTTCAAAGCTGTTAAAAATTCAGAGACGGCAACACGTAGCATTGTTAAAGCAATAAGTTGGAGAATAGTTGGTACCATTGATACCATTTTAATTTCTTGGTTTATAACGGGTAAAATTACAATGGCATTATCAATAGGGTTGGTTGAAGTTGTAACTAAAATGGTCCTTTACTTTTTTCACGAGAGAGTTTGGAATTTAATAAAATGGGGCAAGCATTAA